The DNA sequence ATGTGGACATTTTTAAGGTAACCAATAGATCAGAGTAGCTAAAAGTTATTAGCAATTGGCTGCTTAATAATAAGGTATAAGACAATCCACTTTTATAGGGCTAAACGGAAAGGAAACTTCTGAGAAACAAGATTAGCACTTGAAATTTAAAAAGAGCTTAAGAAAAGGAAGATTGAAGAAATTAAAATATTTATTGATTTATCAATTTCTCTAAAAGTAGGGAACAGGAAGTGATCAAACAGATGTAGGGCTTTTCAGAGGTAAATTAGATTTGGCAATAATTCTAGAAGTTCCTGCAATAAGAAAGACAAACGACTTTCATCTTGATTTTCGACCAAGAAAGTATGATGTAAGATAAAGACAAACTGATTTAAACGAGGAGGTAGAATTTTGTTCAAAAATTCTAATGGTCAGGTGAGAGCCGGCTGGCTTATATTGTTCGCCTTTATTGCAGTATTCATAGGCCAAGGTATTCTCACAGCAGGTGGTTATTCACTGTTGTATCTTCTTAATGCGCCTGGAACTAACTCTAGTTACGAGGGGGTTCCATTTACAATTGCTGATCTATATCCTTGGAATTCGTTCGTTATATATGGTGGAGCAGAAATAGGAACGATTCTTTTTACTATACTGATATGGTGCTTTGTTAATAAGAAGCCGCTCCATCAGCTTGGAATCAAATGGGTAGGAAAAGATGCTCTTTTTGGTTTCCTGCTTGGTACCTTGTCAATCAGTATGCTTTTCCTAATTCTTTTTGCTACAGGTTTAGTAGAACTAAGAAGTAGTTTGGCCAGCCCATCCTTTTCAATATATACACTAATAACGTTTCTCTTTTATATTTTGGTGGGGGTATCGGAAGAGATATTTTTTAGAGGATACATTATGTCGACTATGCAAGAACGGGGGAATCCAAAATGGTTAATCTATCTCGTCTCGGCAATTATATTCAGCCTAATGCACGGGTTGAATCCTAATATTAGTGTGTTGGGTATTATAAATATCGCCCTTGTCGGTTTATTGTTCGCATACATGTTCAGCGTAACGAAAAACCTTTGGTTGCCAATCGGATATCATATCGCATGGAACTACTTTCAAGGAAGTATATTCGGTTTCGCTGTCAGTGGGACCGAGCCGAGAAGTATATATGATCCTATCGTTTCTAATAACCATGACTGGATTACTGGTGGAACATTCGGGCTTGAAGGTGGCATATTGACAACGCTCATACTCATAATTGGTTATGTCGTGACAAGAATTTATATGAAATTCAGATGAAGTAAAAATCGTAATAAGTTTAAATATTTTCGATAATCTAAATCAGTTGAATGCTAAAGAGGATAAGTAGCAATCTTTCATCGACGATTTAATGGAGCTATGCAAATTTAAAATGAAATTAATAGATTGTTGATTTCCAAATTTATTCATTTTAGTGTTTATTTTGAACTAATTGTATAGTAAGGTTTAACTATTCAGTTTATTCAAATGAAGGGAGAAGAGGTATTGACCTTAATATTGAATCACGTTACAAAACAATTCGGCAGCCATACAGCTGTGAATGATTTGAGTATCGAAATCCCCGAAAGAGAAATGTTTGGATTCCTTGGTGGAAATGGGGCTGGTAAGACTACAACATTCCGAATGATTCTTGGCCTGATTGATAAAACGGCTGGAAAGATTACTTGGAATGGTGAAAGCATTAGCTATAACAAAAGCCATTTAATCGGCTATTTGCCAGAAGAACGTGGCCTTTATCCAAAACTAAAAGTCAGAGATCAGCTGATTTATTTAGGTAAACTTCGAGGCATGAGCAAAGTAGATGCT is a window from the Aciduricibacillus chroicocephali genome containing:
- a CDS encoding CPBP family intramembrane glutamic endopeptidase is translated as MFKNSNGQVRAGWLILFAFIAVFIGQGILTAGGYSLLYLLNAPGTNSSYEGVPFTIADLYPWNSFVIYGGAEIGTILFTILIWCFVNKKPLHQLGIKWVGKDALFGFLLGTLSISMLFLILFATGLVELRSSLASPSFSIYTLITFLFYILVGVSEEIFFRGYIMSTMQERGNPKWLIYLVSAIIFSLMHGLNPNISVLGIINIALVGLLFAYMFSVTKNLWLPIGYHIAWNYFQGSIFGFAVSGTEPRSIYDPIVSNNHDWITGGTFGLEGGILTTLILIIGYVVTRIYMKFR